The Obesumbacterium proteus DNA window ACTTTATTGCGTCAGGGCCGAAAGAGCCAAGAACGGGCGGGGTGATTCTGGCAAAAGGAATGACTCGAATTGAATTAGAATCCCTGATCAAGGAAGATCCTTTTCATCGTGCAGGTGTTGCGCAATATGAGATCATCGAGTTCACGCCGGTGAAACACGCGCAGGGATTTGAGCGTTATATCTAATGCTGAAAGGTACTCTCTTAGTACGAAGGCCGATTATTTGAGCCGGGGGTTATTTGATGTAGGAATCCAGCACTTTTAACACAACGTCGAGATCTTCCTCGCGCTGTACCACGTTATCTTGATGAACAATATGTTCGGTCAGATGCCCTTTAATCACCTCGCGCATTAATCCATTCACCGCGCCGCGAATAGCGGCAATCTGCTGTAATACGGCTGAGCACTCATGGGGTTCGTCGAGCATTTTATTGAGTGCCGCAACTTGCCCTTGAAGC harbors:
- the rcnR gene encoding Ni(II)/Co(II)-binding transcriptional repressor RcnR — encoded protein: MSHTIRDKKKLKARTSKLQGQVAALNKMLDEPHECSAVLQQIAAIRGAVNGLMREVIKGHLTEHIVHQDNVVQREEDLDVVLKVLDSYIK
- a CDS encoding YciI family protein is translated as MFIVSLSYIKPLAEVEACLDAHRQFLDACYSQGHFIASGPKEPRTGGVILAKGMTRIELESLIKEDPFHRAGVAQYEIIEFTPVKHAQGFERYI